GGAAGTAACCACAAACCATGGGAAATTCTGTGAAAGGAAAAATATAGTGAAATACTGAAATAGATGTCTACATATAATTCATAATATATCTCAAATAATGAGTAAAAAAAGCAAATAGAATAAAACTGCAGAATAATGCCACAGAAGTTAAAAAATAATACAggtaaagtacaaaaatgtttGCTTATCTCTGGAAAATGTCATAgaatatgcatattttaaaagATGCTAAACACAAGAATTATTCTCAAATAATTCTAGCCACCAAGTCCATCTCACCTCTTAATCGAGAAGCAACACTTCCATTTGGCATGTAGGGGTAGACCAGGAGCCTTTCGTTCTCCGTCGTGCAAAACCCACAAAGTCGGAGAAGATTTCGATGGACAGCTAAACTTATCAACTCAACTTCAGTCTGGAATTGTAGTTCACCACCAACAGCATTATAGTCTTTCAACCTCTTAACAGCAACTACAGTCCCATCTTGCAAGCATCCTTTGTAAACAATTCCAAAACCACCGCTTCCTAAAATGTTCTTGGAGTTGAAATGGTCAGTGGCTGCTCGGAGCTCTTTAAATGAATACCTCTTCAAATGACCCAAGCACACCTCTGGATCATATTGATCTGCCATGCAAAACATAAACTGAGAAATGCTGGGACAATCATATTCACGGACAAATGCACAAGCAAATAAACAAACTGTCGCATTAAATACCATATAAGCATATTTAAATACAGAAAAAAgtgctaataaaaaaaaaggaaaaaaggaaaattggaAATAGAAATAAGTTCAACAAGGACTAAGTAAGTAATCTTATTAGAAGAGGCATTAAATGCTAAACCAGGTACAGGAGTCGAGAAGCTCAAAACTGGCTCAACTCTACCAGGAGATTTCCAAATATCAAGACCAATCTGTCATAGCAGTTTGGAATGGTGAAAACAGAGCTCATCCAACACTAAAAGAAGTTTAGATTAGATTATTAGGATTGTCTCATCACTTTTTGACTTTCTTACTTTTGACCAATAATATGTTCACAGTAGAATACAATATCTAGACATGCTTATCCCCATTTTCCACAGCATACATAGAAAGCACTGGCCTTTTAAAGATCCTTCAGTACTGGCCAACATTATGGATACAGATGGCACACCACGGGATACAGATGGGTATTTATGAGATTTAAACTATTAACTGCATCTGTATCAACTAACAAGAGAAATGACCAGGAAACCAAATCTTGATTTAAGTATGAAGGAACCAACCATTGACATCGAAAAAAATCTGTTGATTGTGCCTGTGTCGCCACCAAAGAAACAAACCCACTACAATGATGATAAAGGATGCAGATCCGAAGCTTGAGCCCAATGCAAGAGCTAGTCGGGGGCTTTTCGTTCTCCCAGGTTCTGATGGATCTGGGAAGACATGCATTTCAATAGCTTAGAATAGCCCATCAAAGACACATTATCTTACTGTTCATGTAAACAACTATATTAGTCACCTCTTAAAGCATCTGGTGGGAAATATAGTGGCTCAGGAGACACAGCAGAACAGTTGTTCTCAGAATTTGGCCCACAAATTAAAGGGTTTCCAATGATTCTGCAAGGAGAAACCGAGATGGGAAATTGATAAACATAAACTCCAAAAAGCAAAACGAGCACTTAAGTGTGAGAAAATAAAGCTTACTTGAATGTTCTTGCAGAAACTTTTGGCAGGGAACCACTTAGATTGTTATATGAAAGGTCCCTAGAAGCAAAGCAAAACCACAAATTCAGTAACAAGTTCATGGGGGGAAAGACGAAAATCCAATATGTTGTTCCAACAAAGGTCAAACTGTGCAAGTAGAAGACTTCAAGGATATGGACATACACAAGAGTGAGACCTTTAACAGTGGATAGAGACTCCGGACACGGTCCAGAAAGGCTGTTGTTATTCAGTCGTCTGGCTTACTCACAAACGAAATGAAAGAAGCATCTGTTAGCTTTCATCAAGAACACAGTTCGAGTAAACAGAGAAAATTATCCAATAGACCCTctctcaaataaataaataaataaaatcatttatCAGGGCAATTATTTAATCAACTGACAATCTCCGTATGATTTTGAAGGATAATGACATTCATTTATTGGGATTAAATTAAAAGTTTAGGGTTTGGTTCTAAAAATTAAAGCAACATGAAGCTCTCCTTACTTACAGATAATTAAGGTTCTTAAGGTCTCCCAGAGAACTTGGTATCCCACCAGTGAACTTATTGTTTGAGAGATCTAGTGTTTGTAGCTTCTCCAGCTTTCCAATGTCACTAGGAATAGGACCAGAAATGGCATTGTTCTGCAACAACCTACACAAAAGTAAAAGCATTTCTAATATGTCTTGTTATGTATTCCTGATGAAAGTATGATTTTTGGAATTACCCAAAAGTATAAACATCAGTATTACTTCAGCATAAAGGAAGAAAATGCAAAATGGAGCAAAGACTCCGAGGAAGTAGCCCAGAGCCAGTAACAAACAGAAACAACTTCCAAGCCTAGAATCATAATCTGAATAATCATACATTTGTTGAGTACCAATAAGAATAGGAAGGTGGCCCCAACTTACACAGATTGCAGGTTACTGAGATTTCCGATTCCTGGAGATAATGTCCCGGATAAGCTCTGACTAGGCAGCCCTCTGGTtgcaaaaaacacaagaaatgaGGAGTTGGAAAGATGTTTATTAGTTTCTCCGCTTTGTTTTGTTCTTAATCGTTCAAAAGGAAGGGATGAGGGACCATAGATCTTACAGAGCAGAGACGTGACCATCGGCAGAGCAGGTAACCATCCTCCAGCTACAAGGATCAACCGAATTAATGTCCCAGTTCTCCAATACGTTATAAGGATCGTTTAGATCATTTTTTATAGCCATCAAAGCTACAACTGCATCCAGATTTTAAGAAGGATGAAAAGGGAATGGGAGAGTTAGGACCATTCATTGTTTTCATTCTCTTTCCCCCTCATCAAGAGAGTTATAAGCAAAATACCCCTAAAAACACAAGAACAACATAATATGAAGCTTCAACACCATAAAAGCGTCAAAAACAAAAGGGGCTGTTCAGTAGTAGTTTCTCTGTTTCTTATGGATACTTAGATATACCAGGAAGAGAAAACTAAATGGCTCAAAAAAAATCCGAAAGCTGGGGAGAAACAGAAAATCCCAGTGGATTGTTGCTTCATTGGGCAACATTACATCAGTATTATCAGCGTAGCTAAGAAGGaactcaaaagaaaacaagatcTACTGACCTTCATAGTTTATACCAGAAGGAGAGAGAGTAGCAAATGAGCCCTCCATACATGCCAAAACCAGTAAACTCATTCGCCAGAAAACCAAAAGCGTTCTTTCCATGCTCTGTTTTCGGTGCTGGAACGTCCTAATGCTCGTCTCACCACAAGCAAAAGCACAATGACTAACACAAAGAAGTCGTTCTCAGTAATCAAATGAAACTACCGCTGTAGGAAGATTATAGTGGCAGCAGGGACGCAACAGAAATATTGCTTAATTCGAACAAACTCCGCACTGAAAGAGCTCGCCCAATCAGAAGCTCAGAGCCAAACTTTGAttaccaaagaaagaaaactgtCGATTTTGGCTTTTTCTTCAAACAAACTCCATTAACAGGCAAGAAGCCTCTTCAGTGGTCATACCCAGATGCCAATCCGCCAATGCTTCAAAAGGAAGCCTTTCAGCTGAACGAAATTCATTGCTAAAACCACCATTTCAGGCTCTCAGcataagagagagaaggaagcaGAACTCAATGACGGAAAACTTCACCAGCAAACGATACCCAGATGCAAACGCCACCAACCCAACAAAAAAGCCACAAGCTCAGCCacagaaaaaaaaggaacacTAGTTCCAATTGCAACTCCTTGGCAACATTCAAACCAAAACAGACAAGAAGTAGAAGAGCAGAATTTCCTCGGGAAACAAGAGACCCATCAACTATCATATCTGAAATTCTGAAATCCTAGAGATGTGAGAATGGTGGCCGTGATTTCTATCCCATTCACCCGATCCCCACATATTCCCTGTGGGTATGTTGTTGGTTTTTATCCCTGCCTTGTTCATCCCCTGCGATTCTTGCAAATACTCTTCAGCTAAAAAGCAGAGATTGACAACAAAAACAGAACCAGACACGCAAAAGCCAATACAAATAGGCCAAAGACGACACAGATACAGATGCAAAGAGCaagtaaagaagagaaaaagcagtATAATCCCAATAAGGTAACTATTAGTAATCTGTAATCAAAgaatcaaaatttaaataaaagggcaaatagagaagaatcatAAAAATGTGGGGTTCTTTTGTACCCTAATAATTTTGCTGGGTTGAGAGTGATTAGACTGGATAACACAGAGGGGACTGGGTAGGGATGATCACtgaaaagataagaaaaaaacaaaggaaatgagGTTATCCAGAAAAGCAGAGtctgagaaaaagaaagaaaggataaaaagaagaagaaaagaggcaGGTAAAAATTTGGCAGGTCACGTGCTTGGATTGTCTCAAGCTTTGTTGGCTGGCTTTTTTGGCCTGGATCGAacgaaaatatatatttttttccttttttttcttattaaatttCTTTCTGCCATTAAAGTTAAACATTAGTTaaacaaaaaagtgaaaaagtgaaaaaagagaaaaagctgTTCTGTTaattgataattttcccttcttccccttctctctatAGTCTCCAGGAGGACATACTCCATGCTAACATGCGCCTGATATTTATTTAAAGGAGAGGCCCTTTGCTTTTACCTTTAATCCataacttttttttctcttttttccattGAAAAGTTGAAAGAGATCCCTCTTTCCACTTTCCTTTTTGTGTTTCTTGTTGGGCTTAAATTAAAAAGTTTTTGTGTTTAACTATTGTTGGTTACACTTGAGATTGTATCTCAATTATCTTTCTTCACACATGTAAGGTATAAGTGTGGACAGCCCATGGCTGGTGTTAGATGGGGTGAGATGGTTACCACATGGAGAGAGGATTTGGActcataagggtgtcaatcgtttcaattttttcaattggttttatttgatttcagtttggtttcaTTCGATTCGTATACAATTTCAATTCAGTTTCATTGAAATCTTAGAATTTTCGTATtaattttctagggtttcatatGGTTTAGGTTTAATTCACTTCAATTTATACAATTATACTTCACCCTAAGTGAGGGAAGAGTCTAGCGCTACTACACATACGGCCAGTGCTCAACACTTTGTCTTCTTTTCACTTCCAAAAATCTTCATTTATGTGCTTTAAACAGTAGTGGAGGGGACAAATGTTGAACAATATTGTCCCTACACATACATGCAGCGTAACTGGTCTcgtaagggggggggggcattaaTCTTTGTATTATAGGGGCAAAAATGATAATGTACATCACAATTAAAAGTTTAAGAACATCATATAATTATTATATAAAAAGAAGGCTACCAGGCTATGGTGACGCTACATCCCCAGACACAAGAAGGATGAAATGATTATATCTCTCCTACGgtggtgcaagggccacacaCGACGCAGCGTGGCTGCGGTCCCCCtcccaattcattttttttttttttcaacccaTTATATGATTATAGACTAACTGTAAAGAAGCCTGATTATATAAAGAATATttgtaaattaaattaaatgtgaTGTTTTCAGATTCATTGGCTCATAAAGAAGGATTCTCATTCTCCCTTTAACTTAACTCTATTAAAAGTGCCACTATAGCCATTTGTTAGTAGAAATTGGATTCTTGCGAAAAACTtcgctctttctctctccttctctcctcctGTGATTAGTGTTCCTTCTTCCCATCTTTCAAAGCACTTTACTATTGGGGGTTAATTGGATTGGTACTTAAAAGGTGCAGAGTCCAGAGTCCTCCTAGCCCTGGAATAAATAACAAGTAAATTTGAATTCCATATTCTTTCTGCTAACTTTGTGAACAATTTGCTGGGCAGTTGGGCACGAATGGTTATCCTCTCCTGTGAAGTGCTGCACTGCATTGTGCGGCGCAGCAGAGGCCATATGGCACAATGAGCCTCATATGGTGCACATGGTCTCTGTAGCCGCCGCACGATACAGTACAACACTGTGCAGTTACtacataggataaaaattcgttgGGCACTTGGGCATCAGAATTTAGGTGCCTCAAACAAGGCCCTATAGTATTTGTTTTTAACATAAGATAGGAAGTACATTATATTACAGGACTAAACAGTAATAGAGGAATACAAAACTATAGACAAGCAGGGATaagggatccggctcctctccagtgaACTTGTGCGTCACACGATGTGCAGCGCACATCGTTGGATAATCGAGCTGCAAGGTGTCGACCTTTTCACCCTAAACTACACCATAGGGGAATTGGAGAGGTTTTAAATTTGACCAATACCAATTTCTGTCCAGGggtaaaatgtaaaaaaatcaacttttttaaagaaaaatgacCAGTCCAGATCGATAGTCGTGAATCTGATACCCATGTATACACCATGATGTCGCCAGCCATTGAAGCAAGAGACTATTAACAAAGTGCTATTGTTTTTCAATCCTATCAAATTTTAGATTATTCGAGAATTAAAATTGacttaaaatgcattccaagaatgcatgcCAAACAGAGCTTAATAGATTATCTTATTCATGCgtcttatattatttattaacaTGTCTCCatcatttttttgttattttcaaaaaataaatagaagtgACAAATATTATTTTTCCAGTTTAATTGTGCTTTCTAAGATGCGCCGGAATTTTTAATTTCCAATTTCATTCCTAAAAGGGTCATGATTCAAGAGATCAtggattccaatccaaatcaatAAGACTCGGTAAAAATCGGCCAATTGTTGTCAGAAATCAACTAAAATGGCCTAGAAACACCAGATCAGAATCGGCAACAGAATGGATTGCTGCAGATTGGAATTACACCCGAATTGAGAGAATCCGCGAAAATATCGACAGGAATCAactaaaatgaccaaaaaacaCCGGATCAAATCAATGCTGATTCGAAATTTTGAATAAATGGATTTGGCCGATCCACTCTCGATTCTAAAACAGTAAACAAAAAGGCAACTTTGAAATAACCTTAATACAAGAGGGAATAGCTAAAATACATGGAAATGATGAACTCTTAGGGCTGTTTGTTTGACTGGAAGGATGGGATGAGATTGTGAGATTGTTGTGGGATTGGATTTCAAAATGTAGTGGATTGGAGAATaaaggggtgggatttttattttttccatgaATAGTAATCAACATGGTTTTAGTACACGGTATTGGAATAGTTATCGATCAACTCGAAAATTGATATGATATCGGAACAGATCGACCATATTGAGCAAATTTGTCCTTGATTCTtcttttaaaaatgagtttttgattattttaccGCTTATCTGTACCGTATCATCGATACGATGTTGACACAATATCAGATTTAGTCACCTGCAAAATCGGCACATATCGGGCAATATATATCTATACTTCAAACCATGTTAACCAAagtcttttggtttttttttttttttttttttttttttgatgaatctTTGGATAATATAGGGGCAGGATTTTCCAATACCACATCAATACTTTGTCATCCTAATTCTCTCAACTCACCTAAGTCCCCGTCAAACAAACGGGCCTTAGAGACATGGTTGATAATACTGGTCTTGGATCGATGGATTCATCCGGATTTATCAAGGCTGATCCCGTTACTTGACCAGTCCATTACCGGTCCATTGGTACATCTCAGGGGTAAAAGGTCATAAAAATCGTTTTTATGAACCGATTCAGAGCGATCCCAATCCGATTTCCCAGAACTGAAACCATGGTCAGAGAGGCAGGCATGGGCATCAATAGAAGTGCCAAATTCTGGAATTTGCATTGGATGATTCAAAAACCTCTCAATCTATCAGTCCCCTTCACTTGTCAATCAGCTTTAGTCCCTCCCTCATTGTTCAAAAGCTCAAACTCCAAAAAGAATAATACTGTAGATCCGTAGAGGCATATATAATAtgatatattataataataataatattacaCTAGTGTTTACTGTATGTCTAGTGAAGTGCTTTGGTATTCCATTATAGACACATATGACAAATGCTAACTATTGTTAGTATGTAAAGCCGCCatacttttaagttttaacccTAAGAACACGGAATCGTGGGACCCACATACTTTTAGGAAAAGTTCGTTTCATAGATAAGGTGGTGGGCCCTGTGCATTCTTACGGACCTGTCCAAGAGCGCCTGGCCCTTGCACCACGGGGGACAAATGAGAGAGTACTTAATAGCAtggatgaatttttattttattttatgagggGTAGGGCAGTAGTTTCATAGGCTTTTGTATTTGGATACAGGGACACACAACTAGCAGActtaaggggtgtcaattgatcAGATTCTGGGTTGTTGGTCTGGTTTTTTAATGATTCTGGACTTAAGGGGTCAGGATTAGAACCAGATCAATAAATTAATCGATTCTAAAACTGAGATTCAAGATCATTAGCTAATAGGTGGGTCGATTCCAATTTTTAAACAGTTTTAaacaattcaaaacaaaaataaatttctaataCATgttataaatatttaataatattataataagacattaatttcaatcacatggaatatgtaatccactATCATTTTATCTCAAATCACAGATCCAGTTTGTTTAGGTAATGACCATCTTGTTGATGTcgtatcacacacacacacacaggagCCATGGTGTCCATAaagaacttttatttttttatttttaaattctcaTATACGTGAAGAAATTACTATTTTTTCCTATAACAGAATGAAAAGGGGGAGGgaaaaagtaaactttcaaatGTACACGATTTAGTGCCTCAATTTTGATTTCAGATCATACGATTCATCCgatccaattcctcaaaccttGGGAGTTAACCGACCCAGTAGaattgaaacagaaaataaaagagttcATTTAAATAAGAAATGACTGGTTTGCTGGAGAATTTGGAAGATCTTAGAGCCTAGGGCTGTATTTGACTTGGTATGGTTGGGAGACAAATTGTGAACTTTCCCTACATCATTTTCTTCCTCACTATAATGGAAAAGTGGGATGGACTTACTTTTGCATTTAGGAGCTATTTGCTCTTTCACGCGCAAAAGAAACAGTCGGCAAGCCCTACAGCGGCTCCATCAACTTAAGTACCACCATGTGATTTAGGATTCGCAGGCCTTGCGAATGTCAGATGGAGAGGAGGTTTTTTCGGGATGCAACTCCACTTCAGGGAGTCCATCACTGTCTAGTAAGGCATTCAACAGTTGAGCTGATTGGGGGCATGTACCATGATGTGCGCAGGCACATATCAAGCTCACTGGGGACTCCCTCCCTGATGGGGGTGGCTGGAGAGGAGCCCGACATTTTTTtgtcataaaaaaatataaaattcacgtattatatatatatatataatatcgATGTACATAAAATCTGTGAATTTTTTCCATTATCTATGAAAAAATCTGTAAAATAAATTCTTTGGATTATATGATCAAATACATGAACTTAAATGGAGGGTGGGTTCCATTTCTAGTACTTCTCTCCCCTGGGATCTGATGATGGGGTCCATAAAATCTAGTTGATTACCATTGGATGGTCAGATCTGGGAAAGAGATTGATGAACGGTCGACCATGTATCATCCACGACTTCATATTATAGGGAAAGGGTGGTTTTGGTATTTCAAGGGAGGGCTTTGTCCTCATCCCCAAGGATTTCAAGAATGACGGTGCACCATGCATGTCAGTAGACTCAGTACTCAGTACATGATTCCTTTTGCTTGTTTAAtttcatttctctttattttctttacttttcatttcatttcatttcatttttgggCATCCAAGCATAGCCTTGGTTGATTGTAATTGTACTCTAATCGTATGCCCAAATCCTTAAGTCACCTATCCCTATAGAAAAACTTCTCTAATattctattttatattttgtcAGCGTCACAAAACCACCCACCTCGCCATGTCGGAGTGCTATTATTTAATTtatctaattaaataaaactatcCTAATAGACTTCATATTCTTAGTTTCCTACCACCTGACCCGACTGTGTCCAAGAACGGGGGATGGAGCGGGTAAAACCCAATATGGGAATAGGATTCATTGGTGGATAATTCTGGATCCTCTATTTGCGAGCTGCTCTTACTTCTGTGTGCCCCACACACGGCAAGGTGGAAAAGACCGCCTCTttgcttgggcaggggtaaggtgattTTTTCGCTGTCTTGTTGTAACTGGGGTGTATACGGCAGTGGGGatagctcggcaatagaggaccCCAACGCTTCATTggttgtttatttgttttttttctccccccccccccccctcattttggattaagttttccttcacttgcCACACCTTGGTTACTTGACCCTATGATTGGATTATTATAATGTTTTATTGGAGGTTTTAAAGATTTTGTGAAATTTTAGAGTTTCATCCAAGGTGCAGTCTTTTTTATGAAAGATGTGCTGAAGCGCTATTAAGATTTTGTCCAATTTGAAGTATAAGTATATTGTTCAGTCTAACATTGAATAATTAtcattggtgtgtggtttgtgtgattacacttttactaaaaaaaaaaaataaaaattgaataattatcaccttcaattcctctAGTAGGGAGGGAGTGGAACCCATCTTGGGCAGTGTCTTCGGacaggggatagggtggtcatgtCCATCCTCATGTGAGGAATTAAAGGAATTGGatggggcagcgaattggaggggataacgattcgtcTAACATTTGCCTTGGATGTGGGTACAACTTTGAGACTGTGGAGCACACATGTAGGGGTGCCAATTTTTAGACCGGAATCAGAACCAACCACCTATTAGCTTATTGGTTTGGATCTGGATTTGGTTCCAAGAACCGCTAAGGAACTattaagaaattgaagaaatgcaCATAACTCCTACCCTAAATCGCATGATATAAATATAATCCTTAATAGAAAAAGAGGAATTGTCGAACTTGGGAAGTCAAATACTCAAAGATGAATTAAATTGTTGTTAACGAATATTTCCTCACTACaaattatgaatgtaagatttcattgttgTCCAAACCAGAAAATAAATCGATCTAAACCGGTATTAATCTGACattgaaaaattgaaataaatccAAACTGCACCGGATCAAAACTGATCGAAAACCAAAGTTTTTTAacagtttgattttgatctcACTCATTTCGAGATCAAAACCAATTGAACccaaccgaaaccaaaccgaaacaaccgtttgacacccctaaaaataaaaatgtgaaagaaacctgttgcgtcaagaaatcgtcgagcggtcctgcgagtgccgtcacctgcaagtggaccaaaggggtcaattagagagaaccggtgtggtcccggcctagggctctccgatgccaaagttagatctcctggcgcaaacagatgaatagtatttattcagtatgagtttagatgtccctttaagggtggtgtacctttccttttatagtagtgtatggctgtgtggagagtcccagtttgatggcgattgtgccgttgagtggatagaggccctgggtaacaggACTCTATCttgattgatcatctccccgcgggagggagtgtcctagtggtatcaagatccttggtggatagatacccgcgtgtggtgataacgtccttggtgatTGAATCCGTTTGGgggacgtgacttctaagcggtggcctagagtcctggtggtgacatgagtctgtagcgatacgatcgggtcatagatgAGTAGCCCCGATGTTCGTGCACGTCACGTCTGCTGCCACaatgccgtgcctgggtgagaggccacgcctaggtgaggtcgcGCCCATGGCCCCCCGCGCCCCAGGGTCGCAcccgggtgaggccgcgccgggtGAGAGGCGGCGCCGGATGTGGcccgcctaggtgaggccgctccGGGTGGGCCGTGCCTGGTGAGAGGCTCGCCGAGGATGTGgtcgcgcctaggtgaggcagCGCCtaagtggtggccgcgcctaggtgtggccgcgcctgggcgagaggccgcgcctggatgtggccacgccttggtgaggccgcgcctaagtggtggccacgcctgggtgagaggcctcctgggtgtggccgcgcctaggtgaggccgcacccgagtggaggccgcgcctgggtgaggccgcgcctggatgcTGGCCCCGCCTGGGTGCTGGCTGCGCCCGGGTACTGgaaccccggttcgttccccttggttttggagcgggtcgccctgtgacaaATGGCGGCCactgattggcccggtgaatattggatgtatcatttgccccccactctcttgggataggatgtccaaaagagtagatgcctttacatagtgaggggtccgccgCGAATAGACCTTCCTTACGGGGCTTGCTCAGAATctagtaatgaggtaggagaggttgggggttcaaacctttcctcccgcactttttcatcttttgttttttatagaCATATGTCCTTCTCcttcactttttcttctttcacttctcattcctctttcttgtttttgtcctcttttggtgcccaccatatgtttgtctttgggtcacctagcctagtatccatttttgcttgattttgggtccttgtgtttgctttgtgctcacttggtgtcttgtttctTTGGAGGGCCGGTGGTGCTTAGCTTGAGTGCCTTGTctctggtggtctctgtcacttgatcgtgccagTGGTGTGGCCGCGTCGTCGTGTGCACTGCCTCCCCGTTCGATCGCCTTCCCTTGAGGTAAGTtcgaccccttctctttctttttccttttttttttttttttttatgcagggttgcgcctaggtgaggccgcgcctgcgggagCGAGGCCTCGCCTGTGGGGTGTGAGGCCTCGCTTGGGTTGCCGCGCTTGTGGGTcttgaggccacgcctggggtGGTCTCGCCTGTGGGCGTGAGGCCTCTGGGTCGTCGCGCAtgcgtgaggccgcgcctaggtggtCCCCGCTGCGGGTGTGAGGTCGGCCGGGATGGTCTGTGctgtgggtgtgaggccacgacgtgggtgtgatggaccctcatgcttgtccactctccttcttctttctcgtGATGGATTTTTGTTTATACTTTGcggtggtcttcatttcatttttcttgttaGCTTCTTGTGCGGGAGATCGTTGCTCGAGCAAGTAGCTAGTCCGCTTCATTATTTatccatgtcatcacctaatgacTCGATCCGATGCGGTCATGGTTGGATCCCTTGAGGATTCTTCTTCCCCGcggatactttttctttttgccttcccctgttgctagtgaaggggaggaggaggttctggagattccacccctagtaggggtcgtagggcctcGAGCTTCTATTTCGTTGGTGAtcttaggagtaagttggctttcattcctagcgtcttgacttcttcggacttggTGGTTCGCGT
The nucleotide sequence above comes from Telopea speciosissima isolate NSW1024214 ecotype Mountain lineage chromosome 3, Tspe_v1, whole genome shotgun sequence. Encoded proteins:
- the LOC122654304 gene encoding protein NSP-INTERACTING KINASE 3-like isoform X1, whose protein sequence is MERTLLVFWRMSLLVLACMEGSFATLSPSGINYEVVALMAIKNDLNDPYNVLENWDINSVDPCSWRMVTCSADGHVSALGLPSQSLSGTLSPGIGNLSNLQSVLLQNNAISGPIPSDIGKLEKLQTLDLSNNKFTGGIPSSLGDLKNLNYLRLNNNSLSGPCPESLSTVKGLTLVDLSYNNLSGSLPKVSARTFKIIGNPLICGPNSENNCSAVSPEPLYFPPDALRDPSEPGRTKSPRLALALGSSFGSASFIIIVVGLFLWWRHRHNQQIFFDVNDQYDPEVCLGHLKRYSFKELRAATDHFNSKNILGSGGFGIVYKGCLQDGTVVAVKRLKDYNAVGGELQFQTEVELISLAVHRNLLRLCGFCTTENERLLVYPYMPNGSVASRLRDHIHGKPVLDWLRRKRIALGTARGLLYLHEQCDPKIIHRDVKAANILLDEDFEAVVGDFGLAKLLDHRDSHVTTAVRGTVGHIAPEYLSTGQSSEKTDVFGFGILLLELITGQRALDFGRQANQKGVMLDWVKKLHQEGKLNIMVDKILKNNFDRVELEEMVQVALLCTQFHPSQRPKMSEVVRMLEGDGLAEKWEASQKVETPRFRLSENLPQRYSDFIEESSLVVEAMELSGPR
- the LOC122654304 gene encoding protein NSP-INTERACTING KINASE 3-like isoform X2 encodes the protein MERTLLVFWRMSLLVLACMEGSFATLSPSGINYEVVALMAIKNDLNDPYNVLENWDINSVDPCSWRMVTCSADGHVSALGLPSQSLSGTLSPGIGNLSNLQSVLLQNNAISGPIPSDIGKLEKLQTLDLSNNKFTGGIPSSLGDLKNLNYLRLNNNSLSGPCPESLSTVKGLTLVDLSYNNLSGSLPKVSARTFKIIGNPLICGPNSENNCSAVSPEPLYFPPDALRDPSEPGRTKSPRLALALGSSFGSASFIIIVVGLFLWWRHRHNQQIFFDVNDQYDPEVCLGHLKRYSFKELRAATDHFNSKNILGSGGFGIVYKGCLQDGTVVAVKRLKDYNAVGGELQFQTEVELISLAVHRNLLRLCGFCTTENERLLVYPYMPNGSVASRLRDHIHGKPVLDWLRRKRIALGTARGLLYLHEQCDPKIIHRDVKAANILLDEDFEAVVGDFGLAKLLDHRDSHVTTAVRGTVGHIAPEYLSTGEEASSGGKTQYNGGQNFEKQF